The Centroberyx gerrardi isolate f3 chromosome 7, fCenGer3.hap1.cur.20231027, whole genome shotgun sequence genome contains a region encoding:
- the eif1 gene encoding eukaryotic translation initiation factor 1, whose protein sequence is MSAIQNLQTFDPFADATKGDDRLPAGTEDYIHIRIQQRNGRKTLTTVQGISADYDKKKLVKAFKKKFACNGTVIEHPEYGEVIQLQGDQRKNICQFLIDIDLAKEEQLKVHGF, encoded by the exons ATGTCCGCTATCCAGAACCTCCAAACTTTTG aCCCCTTTGCTGATGCAACTAAGGGTGATGACCGCCTCCCAGCCGGGACAGAGGACTACATCCACATAAGAATCCAACAGAGGAACGGCAGGAAGACCCTCACCACCGTCCAGGGCATTTCCGCCGACTATGACAAGAAGAAGCTAGTCAAGGCCTTCAAGAAG AAGTTTGCCTGCAATGGGACAGTGATTGAGCACCCAGAGTATGGTGAAGTGATCCAGCTGCAGGGAGACCAGCGCAAGAATATCTGCCAGTTCCTCATCGAT attGACCTGGCCAAGGAGGAACAGCTCAAAGTCCACGGCTTCTAA